One Marinibacterium anthonyi genomic region harbors:
- the dmpP gene encoding Phenol hydroxylase P5 protein, with protein MADTYTVRLEPVGVEFEVEEDETILDAAFRQGIALPHGCKEGQCSACKCVKLEGETDMLKYSTFALNDTEKDSGHILMCRTLAYSDVEIELLNYDEEVLSKSIPVKQFSGRITDFQKLTHDIRGVQIELDAPLKFWAGQYVDITVKTEKGEEITRSFSMANPPSETQKLGFIIKKYPDGRFSNELDDGGIRAGAEVSVEGPYGMCFRREERQGPVILVGAGSGMSPVWSILNDQVASGEDRPIYFFYGARTQNDLIKLDEIDAVTTAHPNVQFIPVLSHEEDGNGWAGERGFVHECVDTRLRALGIDGEGDVYACGPPPMIDALTPVLFMHDFDTDRIFYDRFTPTSGSSGH; from the coding sequence ATGGCGGACACCTATACCGTCCGATTGGAACCGGTGGGCGTGGAATTCGAGGTCGAGGAGGACGAGACCATCCTGGACGCGGCCTTCCGGCAGGGGATCGCGCTGCCGCATGGCTGCAAGGAGGGCCAGTGTTCGGCCTGCAAATGCGTCAAGCTCGAGGGCGAGACGGACATGCTGAAATACTCGACCTTCGCCCTGAATGACACGGAAAAGGACAGCGGCCACATCCTGATGTGCCGCACGCTTGCCTACAGCGATGTCGAGATCGAGCTTCTCAATTACGACGAGGAGGTGCTGTCGAAATCCATACCCGTCAAGCAGTTCTCGGGCCGGATCACCGATTTCCAGAAGCTGACCCACGACATTCGCGGCGTTCAGATCGAGCTGGACGCGCCTTTGAAGTTCTGGGCGGGGCAGTATGTCGACATCACCGTCAAAACCGAAAAGGGGGAGGAGATTACACGCTCGTTCTCCATGGCAAATCCGCCGAGCGAAACCCAGAAACTCGGCTTCATCATCAAGAAATACCCCGACGGACGCTTCTCGAACGAACTCGACGACGGAGGCATCCGGGCCGGCGCCGAAGTCAGCGTCGAAGGACCCTACGGAATGTGCTTCCGACGGGAAGAACGGCAAGGACCCGTGATCCTGGTCGGCGCCGGATCCGGCATGTCACCGGTCTGGTCGATCCTGAACGACCAGGTCGCCAGCGGCGAAGACCGCCCGATCTACTTCTTCTACGGGGCGCGCACCCAGAACGACCTGATCAAGCTCGACGAGATCGACGCCGTCACCACCGCCCATCCCAACGTCCAGTTCATCCCCGTCCTCAGCCACGAAGAGGACGGCAACGGCTGGGCCGGCGAACGGGGCTTCGTGCACGAATGCGTCGACACACGGCTCAGGGCGCTGGGGATCGACGGCGAGGGCGATGTCTATGCCTGCGGCCCGCCACCGATGATCGACGCGCTGACGCCTGTGCTGTTCATGCACGACTTCGACACCGACCGCATCTTCTACGACCGCTTCACCCCCACTTCCGGTTCTTCGGGCCACTGA
- the mmoY gene encoding Methane monooxygenase component A beta chain — protein MVATSSSVGSGAAGAATFAGSTSRKYNYFEPRGKRATHYEDVTVDVQPDPERYLIQNWIIEFEGGKGGGAYQKGNTKALSSNWHAFRAPDQEWERTHYQRQSKIETMVQNVIQNARRAGAPKAFDKVWQTILQKHLGAWKHAEFGLGTSLMQAQRYGYTQMINNATLTNSSYKMRLAQDITLYLAEIGMDIEGWDDELGKKAWLDDPIWQPTREAVETIMGCEDYLEQYFAINIVFEPLVGELVRSGFFMQAAAANNDFITPPVISAAEADYERNLANTVDLIYLLANDPAHAEHNKALFRSWLIRHRDLADKAAAALQPIWSQPHSKPVSFEDVKAVSHERITQIIAELGLA, from the coding sequence ATGGTAGCAACATCAAGCTCAGTGGGATCCGGCGCCGCCGGTGCCGCCACCTTCGCGGGATCGACCAGCCGCAAGTACAATTACTTTGAACCGCGCGGCAAGCGGGCGACCCATTACGAGGACGTCACCGTGGACGTCCAGCCCGATCCCGAGCGCTACCTGATCCAGAACTGGATCATCGAATTCGAGGGCGGCAAGGGCGGCGGCGCCTACCAGAAGGGCAACACCAAGGCGCTGTCGAGCAACTGGCACGCCTTCCGCGCCCCCGACCAGGAATGGGAACGCACCCATTACCAGCGCCAGTCCAAGATCGAGACGATGGTGCAGAACGTCATCCAGAACGCCCGCCGTGCAGGCGCGCCGAAGGCCTTCGACAAGGTCTGGCAGACGATCCTGCAAAAGCACCTGGGCGCCTGGAAACACGCGGAATTCGGCCTTGGTACCTCGCTCATGCAGGCGCAGCGGTATGGCTACACCCAGATGATCAACAACGCCACGCTGACCAATTCGTCGTACAAGATGCGGCTGGCGCAGGACATCACGCTCTATCTCGCCGAGATCGGCATGGATATCGAGGGCTGGGATGACGAGCTGGGCAAGAAGGCCTGGCTGGACGACCCGATCTGGCAGCCCACCCGCGAGGCGGTCGAGACGATCATGGGCTGCGAGGATTACCTCGAACAATATTTCGCCATCAACATCGTCTTCGAACCGCTGGTGGGCGAGCTGGTGCGCTCGGGCTTCTTCATGCAGGCGGCGGCCGCCAACAACGACTTCATCACGCCGCCCGTCATTTCCGCGGCCGAGGCCGATTACGAGCGCAACCTCGCCAACACGGTCGACCTGATTTACCTGCTGGCCAACGACCCCGCGCATGCCGAGCACAACAAGGCGCTGTTCCGGTCCTGGCTGATCAGGCACCGCGACCTGGCCGACAAGGCCGCCGCCGCGCTACAGCCGATCTGGTCGCAGCCGCATTCCAAGCCGGTGTCCTTCGAGGATGTGAAGGCGGTGTCGCACGAGCGCATCACCCAGATCATCGCCGAGCTGGGCCTCGCCTGA
- the rpoN2 gene encoding RNA polymerase sigma-54 factor 2 — MTRGLRLQPRQAQVFRLGQVVGILQMTEAELDAHLGEAARDNPMLTLQWRPLAGAGDMIEMLAVAEVNSLHAHVMQELAGLRAQGGLIERLIMALIEELEPSGRLGRSVAEIAMALDVAEELVGTALTLVQKRVEPAGLFARTLGECLRLQVEDREEMTPEMDLVLSHLPVLERGGVGGLAQATGLCEAAVAGCLAAIRRLDPKPGARFAADPTLMRDPDVILRPDGTGWEIDLGTRLRAEAGIARLPGGARSPETREALARARALKQALEIRRSALEQVVRVLVSRQDGFFRDGVQALEPLSMAEIAQETGFHPSTVSRVMNGLLIEGPNGVVAARSLISGTAGAGSAHARPRVMARIRALLALEDPGAPLSDRKLVALLEAEGIRVSRRVVSKYRHEIGAATATRRKLSG; from the coding sequence ATGACTCGGGGTCTTCGGTTGCAGCCCCGGCAGGCCCAGGTCTTTCGGCTGGGGCAGGTGGTGGGCATTCTGCAGATGACGGAGGCAGAGCTTGACGCGCATCTGGGCGAGGCGGCGCGCGACAACCCGATGCTGACGCTGCAATGGCGGCCCTTGGCCGGGGCAGGCGACATGATCGAGATGCTGGCGGTGGCCGAGGTCAACAGCCTGCATGCCCATGTCATGCAGGAACTGGCCGGTTTGCGGGCGCAGGGCGGGCTGATCGAACGGCTGATCATGGCGCTGATAGAGGAGCTGGAGCCATCGGGCCGGCTGGGCCGGTCGGTGGCCGAGATCGCGATGGCGCTGGACGTGGCCGAGGAGCTGGTCGGGACGGCCCTGACCCTGGTGCAGAAGCGGGTGGAACCGGCGGGGCTTTTCGCACGGACCCTTGGGGAATGCCTGCGGCTGCAGGTCGAGGACCGCGAGGAGATGACGCCCGAGATGGACCTGGTGCTGTCGCATCTGCCGGTGCTGGAACGCGGCGGTGTCGGCGGGCTGGCGCAGGCGACGGGGCTGTGCGAGGCGGCCGTGGCGGGGTGCCTTGCGGCGATCCGGCGGCTTGATCCGAAGCCGGGTGCGCGGTTTGCAGCGGATCCGACCCTGATGCGTGACCCGGACGTGATCCTGCGACCGGACGGGACGGGATGGGAGATCGACCTTGGCACGCGGCTGCGAGCCGAAGCCGGGATCGCGCGCCTGCCCGGAGGTGCCAGAAGCCCCGAGACGCGCGAGGCGCTGGCCCGGGCGCGGGCGTTGAAACAGGCGCTGGAGATCCGTCGGTCGGCGCTGGAACAGGTGGTGCGGGTGCTGGTGTCGCGCCAGGACGGGTTCTTTCGCGACGGGGTGCAGGCGCTGGAACCGCTGAGCATGGCCGAGATCGCGCAGGAAACCGGGTTTCATCCCAGCACCGTCAGCCGGGTGATGAACGGCTTGCTGATCGAAGGGCCCAACGGGGTCGTTGCCGCACGCAGCCTGATATCGGGGACGGCAGGGGCCGGGTCGGCCCATGCCCGGCCAAGGGTGATGGCCCGTATCCGCGCGCTGCTGGCGCTGGAGGATCCGGGGGCGCCGCTGTCCGACCGGAAGCTGGTGGCGCTGCTGGAGGCGGAAGGCATCCGGGTGTCGCGGCGGGTGGTGTCGAAGTACCGCCACGAGATCGGCGCGGCCACGGCGACACGGCGCAAGCTGTCGGGCTGA
- the groL_2 gene encoding Stress protein H5 encodes MPKLMVHGKTARNCLARGVARLAAAVEPTLGPKGLNAMVDRPVGTPLVTRDGVSIASEIELRDRFENMGAQVVREVSMQTNDVAGDGTTTAIVLANALIQGGVDLTDSGVKPVDLCKGIDLAVSRVVDAIDQSSRDCEGHPEYLEAVARVSSTDPKLGALVAEAFRRVGREGVISADFGVTIETTMEVVEGMSIERGYISHHMVTDRENMEAVLRHPLILMTDQKILKPELLDNAIAIAESEKRPLLIIAEEIAPEVVIKLLEGGGAGKYLIVHPPEYGHWRTAMMDDLAILTGGEVLARDLGKRIENVTRAQLGGAEVVRSHASGTSILRGEGDPEAITARRNQVQRQHDVAPPNVEKDKLRERLSKLTGGSAIIYAGGFTPVEQKRTIQLIEDALCAVRAAAEDGVVAGGGTALAQMGTCLDNLDALGDVAKGIQLVRSILTQPLKRIARNAGADVDAVCQAVLKGDAGYGYNAATGSYGDMYEAGIIDPARVPASALVNAASVATLILTTETLIGDLNEGEADPTEGPARGGGAELLGRA; translated from the coding sequence ATGCCCAAACTCATGGTACATGGAAAGACGGCCCGCAATTGCCTGGCCCGGGGCGTGGCCCGGCTGGCGGCGGCGGTCGAACCGACACTGGGTCCCAAGGGGCTGAATGCGATGGTCGACCGCCCCGTGGGCACGCCGCTGGTCACGCGCGATGGGGTCAGCATTGCCTCCGAGATCGAGCTGCGCGACCGGTTCGAGAACATGGGCGCGCAGGTGGTCCGTGAAGTGTCCATGCAGACCAACGACGTGGCCGGCGACGGGACGACGACCGCCATCGTGCTGGCCAATGCGCTGATCCAGGGCGGGGTCGACCTGACCGACAGCGGCGTGAAGCCGGTGGACCTGTGCAAGGGGATCGACCTGGCCGTGTCGCGCGTGGTCGATGCCATCGACCAGTCGTCGCGCGATTGCGAGGGCCATCCCGAATACCTCGAAGCCGTGGCGCGGGTGTCGTCCACCGATCCCAAGCTGGGCGCGCTGGTGGCCGAAGCCTTCCGGCGGGTGGGCCGCGAGGGCGTGATATCCGCCGATTTCGGCGTGACGATCGAGACCACGATGGAGGTGGTCGAGGGCATGTCGATCGAACGCGGCTACATCTCCCATCATATGGTCACCGACCGCGAGAACATGGAAGCCGTGCTGCGCCATCCGCTGATCCTGATGACGGACCAGAAGATCCTGAAGCCCGAGCTGCTGGATAACGCCATCGCCATCGCCGAGAGCGAGAAGCGGCCGCTGCTGATCATCGCCGAGGAGATCGCGCCCGAGGTGGTCATCAAGCTGCTGGAGGGCGGCGGCGCGGGCAAGTACCTGATCGTGCACCCGCCCGAATACGGCCACTGGCGCACGGCGATGATGGACGATCTGGCGATCCTGACGGGCGGCGAAGTGCTGGCCCGCGACCTGGGCAAGAGGATCGAGAACGTCACCCGCGCCCAGCTTGGCGGCGCCGAGGTGGTGCGTTCCCATGCCTCCGGCACCTCGATCCTGCGGGGCGAAGGCGATCCGGAGGCGATCACCGCCCGGCGCAACCAGGTTCAGCGTCAGCATGACGTGGCGCCGCCCAACGTCGAAAAGGACAAGCTGCGCGAGCGGCTGTCCAAGCTGACCGGCGGCAGCGCCATCATCTACGCAGGCGGCTTCACGCCCGTCGAACAGAAGCGCACGATCCAGCTGATCGAAGACGCGCTGTGCGCCGTGCGCGCGGCGGCCGAGGATGGCGTGGTGGCGGGCGGTGGCACGGCGCTGGCCCAGATGGGCACGTGCCTTGATAACCTCGATGCGCTGGGCGACGTGGCCAAGGGGATCCAGCTGGTGCGCTCGATCCTGACCCAGCCGCTGAAGCGGATCGCGCGGAATGCGGGCGCGGATGTGGATGCGGTGTGCCAGGCGGTGCTGAAAGGCGACGCGGGCTATGGCTACAACGCGGCCACCGGCAGCTACGGCGACATGTACGAGGCCGGCATCATCGACCCGGCCCGCGTGCCCGCCAGCGCGCTGGTCAACGCGGCCTCGGTCGCGACCCTGATCCTGACCACCGAAACGCTGATCGGCGACCTGAACGAGGGCGAGGCCGACCCGACCGAGGGCCCGGCCCGAGGCGGCGGTGCCGAGCTGCTTGGCCGGGCGTGA
- the mmoX gene encoding Methane monooxygenase component A alpha chain, with amino-acid sequence MTLTLNKITSQRGISVGEATRKISDLGWNPSYVQEASTFPTDYKINKAPRDPMKQVLRSYFPMQEEKDNRVYGALDAALRGDMFRNVEPRWVEWMKLFLAIIPFPEISAARSMAMVARLAPGEDLRTGFTMQMVDEFRHSTIQMNLKKWYMENYIDPAGFDITEEAFGKCYATTIGRQFGEGFITGDTMTAACMYLTVVAETAFTNTLFVAMPSEAARNGDYALPTVFLSVQSDESRHIGNGHSLLMAALKEPENHLLLERDLRYAFWQNHAIVDAAIGTFIEYGTTNRDKDKESYAEMWHRWIFEDYYRTYMLPLEKYGVKVHHDDVQEAWKRITEKNYVHKVAQFFAVGWPVNFWRIEAQTDKDFEWFEHKYPGWYAEFGEFWKWYAKLSKPGETVITFNQDTGYVYPHRCWSCLVPCLIREDMVVDEIDGQLHTFAHELDRWTAVEAFADEYQGRPTPAMGKFSGKREWESVYDGWDLADAIKDLNFVRDDGETLTAQPHLRFDNKDMWKLEHVRGHTLRSPLNMLRAMSPAEREAHIAEYRAGFTINPCN; translated from the coding sequence ATGACTTTGACGCTTAACAAGATCACGTCTCAACGCGGGATTTCGGTAGGGGAGGCCACCAGGAAGATTTCGGACCTGGGCTGGAACCCGTCCTACGTCCAGGAGGCCAGTACCTTTCCGACGGATTACAAGATCAACAAGGCCCCGCGCGATCCGATGAAGCAGGTGCTGCGGTCCTATTTTCCGATGCAGGAAGAAAAGGACAACCGGGTCTACGGCGCGCTGGACGCCGCGCTGCGCGGCGACATGTTCCGCAATGTCGAACCGCGCTGGGTCGAATGGATGAAGCTGTTCCTGGCGATCATCCCTTTCCCGGAAATCTCGGCCGCGCGGTCGATGGCCATGGTCGCGCGTCTTGCCCCGGGCGAGGACCTGCGCACCGGCTTCACCATGCAGATGGTCGATGAATTCCGCCATTCCACGATCCAGATGAACCTGAAGAAGTGGTACATGGAGAACTACATCGACCCCGCCGGGTTCGATATCACCGAGGAAGCCTTTGGCAAGTGCTACGCCACCACGATCGGGCGGCAGTTCGGCGAGGGGTTCATCACCGGCGACACGATGACCGCCGCCTGCATGTACCTGACCGTGGTGGCCGAGACGGCGTTCACCAACACGCTGTTCGTGGCCATGCCGTCCGAGGCGGCGCGCAACGGTGACTATGCCCTGCCCACCGTGTTCCTGTCGGTGCAGTCGGACGAAAGCCGGCACATCGGCAATGGCCATTCGCTGCTGATGGCGGCGCTGAAGGAGCCGGAGAACCACCTGCTGCTGGAACGCGACCTGCGCTATGCCTTCTGGCAGAACCACGCCATCGTCGACGCGGCCATCGGGACCTTCATCGAATACGGCACCACCAACCGCGACAAGGACAAGGAATCCTATGCGGAGATGTGGCACCGCTGGATCTTCGAAGATTACTACCGCACCTACATGCTGCCGCTCGAGAAATACGGCGTGAAGGTGCATCACGACGATGTCCAGGAGGCCTGGAAGCGGATCACCGAGAAGAACTATGTCCACAAGGTCGCGCAATTCTTCGCGGTCGGCTGGCCGGTGAACTTCTGGCGGATCGAGGCCCAGACCGACAAGGACTTCGAGTGGTTCGAGCACAAGTACCCGGGCTGGTATGCCGAGTTCGGCGAGTTCTGGAAATGGTACGCCAAGCTGTCGAAACCCGGCGAGACGGTGATCACCTTCAACCAGGACACGGGCTACGTCTATCCGCACCGCTGCTGGTCCTGCCTCGTGCCCTGCCTCATCCGCGAGGACATGGTGGTGGACGAGATCGACGGACAGCTGCACACCTTCGCGCATGAACTGGACCGCTGGACCGCCGTCGAAGCCTTTGCCGACGAATACCAGGGCCGGCCGACGCCGGCGATGGGCAAGTTCTCGGGCAAGCGCGAATGGGAAAGCGTCTATGACGGCTGGGACCTGGCCGACGCGATCAAGGACCTGAACTTTGTCCGCGACGATGGCGAGACGCTGACCGCCCAACCGCACCTGCGCTTCGACAACAAGGACATGTGGAAGCTGGAACACGTGCGCGGCCACACGTTGCGGTCGCCGCTGAACATGCTGCGCGCGATGTCGCCTGCCGAACGCGAGGCGCATATCGCCGAATACCGCGCGGGCTTCACCATCAATCCCTGCAACTGA
- a CDS encoding putative metal-dependent hydrolase of the TIM-barrel fold protein produces the protein MYKTKDGKEIFILDGHTHFWDGSPENQANVHGKQFIDCFYAYHTNLSPKEELWEKARFEKYSEDDIYRDLFVDGPDDMAIIQTTVLRDFYKTGFGCIDRAHEMAKRHPERFIVNGAFDPRDGEQALEYIHYMKETYDIQGVKMYTAEWNGDSKGWALNDPSAYKCFELCDKLGIRNIHVHKGPTIIPLSKDAFSVDDVDYAATDFQNLNWIVEHCGLPRLDDFCWIATQETNVYGGLAVALPFIHTRPRYFAEVIAELLFWIGEDKILFGSDYAIWTPQWLVDRFWNFQIPDDIAEERGVQLTDEIKEKILGLNAARLYGIDVGAKKAQLAGSPVQIAAE, from the coding sequence ATGTACAAGACCAAGGACGGCAAGGAGATCTTCATTCTCGACGGGCACACCCATTTCTGGGACGGCAGCCCCGAGAACCAGGCCAATGTCCACGGCAAGCAGTTCATCGACTGCTTCTACGCCTACCACACCAACCTCAGCCCCAAGGAGGAGCTGTGGGAGAAGGCGCGCTTCGAGAAGTATTCCGAGGACGACATCTATCGCGATCTGTTCGTCGACGGGCCGGATGACATGGCGATCATCCAGACCACCGTGCTGCGGGATTTCTACAAGACCGGCTTCGGCTGCATCGACCGCGCCCACGAGATGGCGAAACGGCATCCCGAGCGCTTCATCGTCAACGGGGCGTTTGATCCCCGCGACGGCGAGCAGGCGCTGGAATACATCCATTACATGAAGGAAACCTACGACATCCAGGGCGTGAAGATGTACACGGCCGAATGGAATGGCGACAGCAAGGGCTGGGCGCTGAACGATCCCTCGGCCTACAAGTGCTTTGAACTTTGCGACAAGCTCGGGATCCGCAACATCCACGTCCACAAGGGTCCGACGATCATCCCGCTCAGCAAGGATGCGTTCTCGGTCGATGACGTGGATTACGCCGCCACCGATTTCCAGAACCTCAACTGGATCGTCGAACATTGCGGCCTGCCGCGCCTGGACGATTTCTGCTGGATCGCCACGCAGGAAACCAACGTCTACGGCGGGCTCGCCGTGGCGCTGCCCTTCATCCACACCCGCCCGCGCTACTTCGCCGAGGTGATCGCCGAGCTGCTGTTCTGGATCGGCGAGGACAAGATCCTGTTCGGGTCGGACTACGCGATCTGGACGCCGCAATGGCTGGTCGACCGGTTCTGGAATTTTCAGATCCCCGACGACATCGCCGAGGAACGCGGCGTGCAGCTGACCGACGAGATCAAGGAGAAGATCCTCGGGCTCAACGCGGCGCGGCTTTACGGCATCGACGTGGGAGCCAAGAAGGCGCAGCTGGCCGGATCCCCGGTCCAGATCGCAGCGGAGTAG
- a CDS encoding MmoB/DmpM family protein yields the protein MSTTARNATKKNIFKAMKDIDLTSREVSHQCGVTMNDSVEARAIAEFMEENDPKVTVTYNPALIRIDGEGKLIFKMDEISEYLGRDMTAEIFEVNTSTHYGRMVRVDDNTVILFGDMNEVMEFI from the coding sequence ATGTCAACGACAGCACGCAACGCGACCAAGAAGAACATCTTCAAGGCGATGAAGGATATCGACCTGACCTCGCGCGAGGTTTCGCATCAATGCGGGGTGACCATGAACGACAGCGTCGAGGCCCGCGCCATCGCCGAGTTCATGGAGGAAAACGACCCCAAGGTGACGGTGACCTACAACCCCGCCCTGATCCGCATCGACGGCGAGGGCAAGCTGATCTTCAAGATGGACGAGATCAGCGAATACCTGGGCCGCGACATGACCGCCGAGATCTTCGAGGTGAACACGTCGACCCATTACGGCCGCATGGTCCGGGTCGACGACAACACCGTGATCCTTTTTGGCGACATGAACGAGGTCATGGAATTCATCTGA
- the acoR_4 gene encoding Acetoin catabolism regulatory protein, whose product MDSTSYRAVGRLGVLDLPEGILSSWNRCLRLGLDPRARPENAFVSAQDLRHARRAEEQLLKIVRPELEMLSSQISGSNHVTAFANEAGMILDAIMDAEFEEAACARTVRPGSVWREDIRGTNALGMALVTGRTSMVTGGEHFFEAHAGVSCVCVPVHASDGRIVGLLDASSEIEARQAHTRALVELSARNIENRLFGEAHQRDHVLLFHPRAEYLVTQVVGLIAFDDQGRVSGLNRCATGLLAGVELSMGRRFGDLFRGDFHDVLGRMSGQDTGRLSDRLGARLFARLRTARPRTTPQGVRRTVTLRAPTVERLTPQNRRLVLDDDLVRHSLRLACKAARLGQPVCIRGAAGTGKTALAEVIHRRIHPDRPMVSVDCRGAIRAIGAPGAHGITGEALLPGGTDGVGFEAGGTLLLEGIAALRGAVPAELDRLLERQRREMRAGRWILLATDRDAVGAEVVLGPMKLLAVDLPRLGARSDFGKLVRSMLAELSTDHRLSSGAMRVLAGAEWKANLHDLWHQLQVLVTRSPAGILREADLDGVLADRDAGEATCDRCQGTPIREQRCREIRRTFRACQGNVALAARRLGVSRNTVYAHIRD is encoded by the coding sequence ATGGACAGCACATCATATCGCGCGGTCGGACGCCTGGGCGTGCTGGACCTGCCCGAGGGCATCCTGAGCAGCTGGAACCGCTGCCTGCGCCTTGGGCTGGATCCCCGCGCGCGGCCCGAGAACGCTTTCGTGTCGGCGCAGGACCTGCGCCACGCCCGGCGCGCCGAGGAACAGCTGCTGAAGATCGTCCGGCCGGAGCTGGAGATGCTGAGCTCGCAGATTTCGGGATCGAACCACGTCACGGCCTTTGCCAATGAAGCCGGCATGATCCTGGATGCGATCATGGACGCCGAATTCGAAGAGGCCGCCTGTGCCAGAACCGTGCGGCCCGGATCCGTCTGGCGCGAGGATATTCGCGGAACCAATGCGCTGGGCATGGCGCTGGTGACCGGGCGGACCAGCATGGTCACGGGGGGCGAACATTTCTTCGAGGCCCATGCCGGCGTCTCGTGCGTCTGCGTACCGGTTCATGCCTCGGACGGGCGGATCGTGGGCCTGCTGGACGCCTCGTCCGAGATCGAGGCGCGGCAGGCGCACACACGGGCGCTGGTCGAATTGTCGGCCCGCAACATCGAGAACCGCCTGTTCGGCGAGGCGCATCAGCGCGACCACGTATTGCTGTTCCATCCCAGGGCGGAATACCTGGTGACCCAGGTCGTCGGCCTGATCGCCTTTGACGACCAGGGCCGGGTAAGCGGTTTGAACCGCTGTGCGACCGGTCTGCTGGCGGGGGTGGAGCTGAGCATGGGCCGCCGGTTCGGCGACTTGTTCCGGGGCGATTTCCACGATGTTCTGGGGCGGATGTCCGGGCAGGACACCGGGCGGTTGTCCGACCGGCTGGGCGCGCGTCTGTTCGCGCGCCTGCGTACCGCCAGGCCGCGAACGACGCCGCAGGGGGTGCGCCGGACGGTGACATTGCGCGCCCCGACGGTCGAGCGGCTGACGCCGCAGAACCGGCGGCTCGTTTTGGATGACGACCTGGTGCGGCACTCCCTGCGCCTGGCCTGCAAGGCGGCCCGCCTGGGCCAGCCCGTGTGCATTCGCGGCGCGGCGGGCACCGGCAAGACCGCGCTGGCAGAGGTCATCCATCGGCGTATCCATCCGGACCGGCCGATGGTTTCGGTGGATTGTCGCGGGGCGATCAGGGCGATCGGGGCGCCTGGCGCCCACGGCATCACGGGCGAGGCGCTGCTGCCCGGCGGGACGGATGGCGTCGGCTTCGAGGCGGGCGGCACGCTGCTGCTGGAAGGTATCGCCGCCTTGCGGGGGGCCGTGCCGGCAGAACTGGATCGGCTGCTGGAGCGTCAGCGGCGCGAAATGCGGGCGGGGCGCTGGATCCTCCTGGCGACCGACAGGGATGCAGTCGGGGCCGAGGTGGTGCTGGGGCCGATGAAACTGCTGGCGGTGGATCTGCCCCGGCTCGGCGCCCGGTCGGATTTCGGCAAGCTCGTGCGCAGCATGCTGGCCGAACTGTCGACGGACCACCGCCTGTCATCCGGCGCCATGCGCGTGCTGGCCGGGGCGGAATGGAAGGCCAACCTTCACGACCTGTGGCATCAGCTGCAGGTTCTGGTGACGCGCAGCCCGGCCGGGATCCTGCGCGAGGCCGACCTGGACGGGGTGCTGGCCGACCGTGACGCGGGCGAAGCGACCTGCGACCGGTGCCAGGGCACGCCGATCCGCGAACAGCGCTGTCGCGAGATCCGGCGCACGTTCCGCGCCTGCCAGGGCAACGTCGCCCTGGCCGCGCGTCGGCTGGGCGTGTCGCGCAACACGGTCTACGCGCATATCAGGGATTGA
- the cysL_3 gene encoding CysJI operon transcriptional activator, translating into MMLSQPTVSRHLMDFEAALKLALFLRDKGRLIPTEAADAIYDSSRFLDEGLTRLDSRLASIRQGSGMRLAIMSVTLMAPWFIPQAITRLLQVMPALEVSVNIGTFSQQLLMLRSGQADIGVVAGRVSADDLQVERLGQGRLVALIPEHWPLADRPVIELADLRDLPTIRLTARGPIGRVLSDALAERGLSFDRQILGHSLFPAPYLGAALDRAVIIDEFTAHNHPVPGLRQLPLNPELPFDVSAIFHAETGRSVAADGLVDHLRALLEGWADGERGGERVGAGGGTQGHGPKL; encoded by the coding sequence ATGATGCTGTCGCAGCCCACGGTCAGCCGGCATCTGATGGATTTCGAGGCAGCGCTGAAGCTGGCGCTGTTCCTGCGCGACAAGGGACGGCTGATTCCGACCGAAGCCGCGGACGCGATATATGACAGCAGCCGGTTCCTGGACGAGGGCCTGACCCGGCTGGACAGCCGCCTGGCCTCGATCCGGCAGGGGTCGGGGATGCGGTTGGCGATCATGAGCGTGACGCTGATGGCGCCCTGGTTCATTCCGCAGGCGATCACCCGTCTTTTGCAGGTCATGCCGGCGCTTGAAGTGTCGGTGAACATCGGCACGTTTTCCCAGCAGCTCCTGATGCTGCGCAGCGGACAGGCCGATATCGGCGTGGTGGCGGGACGGGTGTCCGCCGACGATCTTCAGGTGGAACGGCTGGGCCAAGGGCGGCTGGTGGCGCTGATCCCCGAGCACTGGCCGTTGGCGGACCGGCCGGTCATCGAATTGGCGGACCTGCGCGACCTGCCGACGATCCGCCTGACGGCGCGCGGGCCGATCGGGCGCGTGCTGTCGGATGCGCTGGCCGAACGGGGACTGTCCTTCGACCGCCAGATCCTGGGCCATTCGCTGTTTCCGGCGCCCTACCTGGGCGCGGCGCTGGACCGTGCGGTCATCATCGACGAATTCACCGCCCACAACCACCCGGTCCCGGGCCTGCGCCAGCTGCCGCTGAACCCCGAGCTGCCCTTCGACGTTTCGGCGATATTCCACGCCGAAACCGGCCGTTCGGTTGCCGCGGACGGTCTGGTGGATCACCTGCGGGCACTGCTGGAAGGCTGGGCCGACGGTGAGCGGGGCGGTGAGCGGGTCGGCGCGGGGGGCGGCACACAGGGGCATGGCCCGAAGTTGTGA